The Thermofilaceae archaeon genome has a segment encoding these proteins:
- a CDS encoding class I SAM-dependent methyltransferase codes for MLRELAELPFLPSPDSVIRTALTLAELKPGELIVDLGCGDGRVLIIAVKEFGAQAVGVELNPLLVRLALREVRLAGVYGFASIIHSDLFSFNVEPFDVVYCYPSPSVTRRLELKLISECKKGCRIILHDHPLPSVKPIVSVTLPSGSVHLHKLYLYVAGSSWTPSGSTRGALVRGKG; via the coding sequence GTGCTCCGCGAACTTGCGGAGCTACCGTTTCTACCAAGCCCGGACTCGGTAATCAGGACAGCGTTGACACTCGCGGAGCTGAAGCCGGGCGAGCTTATCGTGGATCTTGGCTGCGGTGATGGAAGGGTGCTGATAATAGCGGTGAAAGAGTTCGGCGCGCAAGCTGTAGGCGTGGAGCTCAACCCGCTTCTCGTGAGGCTGGCGTTGAGGGAAGTCCGCCTAGCCGGAGTTTACGGTTTCGCTTCAATCATTCACAGCGACCTTTTCAGCTTCAACGTCGAACCCTTCGACGTCGTCTACTGCTACCCCTCGCCCAGCGTTACGAGACGTCTTGAGCTAAAGCTCATCTCTGAATGTAAGAAGGGATGCCGTATCATCCTGCACGACCACCCCCTACCGAGCGTTAAACCTATCGTCTCAGTCACGCTACCTTCGGGTAGCGTTCATTTACACAAGCTGTACTTGTACGTAGCCGGAAGCTCCTGGACCCCTTCCGGATCTACAAGGGGGGCGCTGGTTAGGGGAAAAGGTTAA